A DNA window from Vigna angularis cultivar LongXiaoDou No.4 chromosome 1, ASM1680809v1, whole genome shotgun sequence contains the following coding sequences:
- the LOC128194983 gene encoding probable F-box protein At4g22030, which translates to MASLQTTPLLSSSLTKINASIRIPNPPPLSRSLPKLPSKTLRIDQLNGSTHTIPLENNVVTTHIYQDLFSPTDKSSHNLTLQLYAILEQVSDRIEMHKNIGEQRNNWNTLLLNSVNMITLSATAMAGVAAATTGDTGAPLLALKLSSTLLFSAATGMSLIMNKIQPSQLAEEQRNATRLFKELHTQIQTLITIGNPTEKDVKSSIEKVLALDKAYPLPLLGAMLDKFPQKYEPAVWWPSSQSQRKSRTQERKRSKNGWSEDLEKELREVIEVIRKKDSEDYERLGNIALKVSKSLAIAGPLLSGIAAVGSSFVGNGSLAALVPLMAGSLASAVNAFEHGGQVGMVFEMYRNCGGFFTLLEETIRDTLEETDTEKRENGEVFEMKVAMKLGRSVSGLRRLASKSASCAMEGIVVDEFASKLF; encoded by the coding sequence ATGGCTTCTTTACAGACCACACctctcctctcttcttctctaaCAAAAATCAACGCTTCTATTCGTATCCCTAACCCTCCACCACTCTCTCGTTCTCTCCCAAAGCTACCATCAAAAACCCTGCGCATTGATCAACTTAACGGCTCCACACACACAATTCCATTGGAGAACAATGTCGTTACCACACACATATATCAAGATTTATTCTCTCCCACCGACAAATCATCTCATAACCTCACTCTTCAACTCTACGCAATTTTGGAGCAAGTTTCTGACAGAATTGAAATGCACAAAAACATCGGCGAACAGAGAAACAACTGGAATACTCTTCTTCTTAACTCCGTCAACATGATCACTCTCTCTGCCACGGCCATGGCCGGTGTTGCTGCAGCCACCACTGGTGACACCGGGGCACCGCTTTTGGCCTTGAAACTATCATCCACGCTCTTGTTTTCTGCCGCCACAGGAATGTCACTCATCATGAACAAAATTCAGCCCTCACAACTCGCCGAGGAGCAACGCAATGCTACAAGGTTGTTTAAAGAGCTTCATACCCAAATCCAAACCCTAATCACTATTGGAAATCCCACAGAGAAAGATGTGAAGAGTTCAATAGAGAAGGTGTTGGCACTCGACAAAGCTTACCCACTTCCCTTGTTGGGAGCCATGCTTGACAAGTTTCCCCAAAAATATGAACCAGCGGTCTGGTGGCCTTCGTCTCAGTCCCAGAGAAAAAGTAGAACACAGGAGAGGAAAAGGTCTAAGAATGGATGGAGTGAAGACCTCGAAAAGGAGTTGAGGGAAGTGATCGAAGTGATAAGGAAGAAAGACAGTGAGGACTATGAGAGGCTCGGAAACATAGCGTTGAAGGTGAGCAAGAGTCTTGCAATTGCGGGGCCTTTACTGAGTGGGATTGCAGCAGTGGGGTCTTCTTTTGTGGGGAATGGCTCATTGGCGGCATTAGTGCCTCTCATGGCTGGCTCATTGGCTTCAGCAGTTAATGCATTTGAGCACGGTGGCCAAGTGGGCATGGTGTTCGAAATGTACAGAAACTGTGGTGGGTTCTTCACGCTTTTGGAAGAGACCATTAGGGACACTCTTGAAGAGACAGACACTGAGAAAAGAGAAAACGGTGAAGTTTTTGAAATGAAGGTGGCAATGAAGTTGGGAAGAAGCGTTTCGGGGCTGAGACGCCTTGCATCAAAATCTGCTTCCTGTGCTATGGAAGGAATAGTCGTAGATGAATTCGCCAGCAAGCTCTTCTGA
- the LOC108337393 gene encoding S-type anion channel SLAH1 — MKAAVDEIEGGSMNNTNNCALPSEITKPSHSRLPILTKIHVGYFFICLSFGAQALLWKSLSKHNKDSNSLWHGFNFMPSFAFLLLWCVALFVATTLSLLYVLKCIFHFDVVKEEFSHYIGVNCMYAPWISWLLMLQSAPMILHTNCYYRALCLAFSCVILFIDIKLYGQWFTTKRRFLSIVANPTSQVSVIGNLVSARVIAEIGWKESAAVMFSIGSVFYLVIFITLYQRQKNGNQFPKVLRPAYFLFFAAPSMASLAWKSILGGFVTPSKMLLFLSLFLFMSQACRPALFKKSMKRLNVTWWLYSFPLTFLGLACGEYAEDVKSGMAPWLMLVICMLSVLVFIALMIVTVLRIETLLNKNAPFIS; from the exons ATGAAGGCAGCAGTTGATGAAATCGAAGGTGGTTCCATGAACAATACAAACAACTGCGCCCTCCCAAGCGAGATCACGAAGCCATCACATTCACGGTTACCAATCTTGACCAAGATCCATGTTGGTTACTTTTTCATATGCCTTTCTTTTGGTGCACAAGCTTTGCTGTGGAAAAGTTTGAGTAAACACAACAAGGACTCAAACTCTCTTTGGCACGGATTCAATTTCATGCCTTCCTTTGCATTTCTACTACTTTGGTGCGTTGCACTGTTCGTTGCCACTACTTTATCTTTACTTTACGTCCTCAAGTGCATCTTTCACTTTGATGTTGTGAAAGAGGAGTTCTCACACTATATTGGAGTGAACTGCATGTACGCTCCTTGGATTTCTTGGCTTCTCATGCTTCAATCAGCACCCATGATTCTTCATACAAATTGCTATTACCGAGCTCTTTGCCTGGCTTTTTCCTGTGTGATATTGTTCATTGATATTAAACTTTATGGACAATGGTTCACAACTAAAAGGAGGTTTCTGTCGATTGTGGCAAACCCTACCAGCCAGGTTTCGGTTATAGGGAACTTGGTGTCTGCTCGAGTTATTGCAGAAATCGGTTGGAAAGAGAGTGCAGCGGTAATGTTCTCGATTGGATCGGTATTCTATTTGGTTATATTCATAACTCTATATCAGCGTCAGAAAAATGGAAACCAGTTTCCCAAAGTGCTAAGGCCAGCTTACTTCTTGTTTTTTGCTGCACCAAGCATGGCAAGTTTAGCCTGGAAATCCATCCTAGGTGGTTTTGTCACCCCATCAAAGATGCTCCTCTTTCTGTCCTTATTCCTTTTTATGTCTCAG GCTTGCAGACCAGCCCTGTTCAAGAAATCGATGAAGAGGTTGAACGTTACATGGTGGCTGTACTCATTCCCTTTAACCTTCCTTGGTCTAGCTTGTGGGGAATATGCAGAAGATGTGAAAAGTGGCATGGCCCCTTGGTTAATGCTGGTTATATGCATGCTCTCCGTGCTGGTTTTCATTGCTTTGATGATCGTCACTGTACTCAGAATTGAGACGCTACTCAACAAAAATGCCCCCTTTATTAGTTGA
- the LOC108347131 gene encoding aspartic proteinase codes for MRNNMNVISLCLFVTILLFSAVSCATNDGLRRIGLKKIKLDPNNRLAARIGSNDDSLPASIRKFHLQNNFGGTEETDIVGLKNYLDAQYFGEIAIGTSPQKFTVIFDTGSSNLWVPSSRCTFSLACYFHAKYRSSRSSTYRRNGTAAAIQYGTGAISGFFSYDNVRVGDIVVKNQEFIEATREPGLVFLAAKFDGILGLGFQEISVGKAVPVWYNMVEQGLIKEPVFSFWLNRKPEEEEGGEIVFGGVDPAHYKGEHTYVPVTRKGYWQFDMGDVLIGGKPTGYCAGGCSAIADSGTSLLAGPTAVITMINHAIGAAGVMSQECKTVVADYGQTILNLLLAEAQPKKICSQIGLCTFDGTRGVDMGIESVVDENARKSSGGLHDAACSACEMAVVWMQNQLSRNQTQDQILNYVNQLCDKMPSPMGESSVGCGDISSLPVVSFTIGGRTFDLRPEEYILKVGEGPVAQCISGFTAIDIPPPRGPLWILGDVFMGPYHTVFDFGNQRVGFADAA; via the exons ATGCGGAACAACATGAATGTGATCTCCTTGTGCTTGTTTGTGACAATCCTGTTGTTTTCTGCCGTGTCTTGTGCAACCAATGATGGGCTGCGCAGGATTGGGCTCAAGAAGATTAAATTGGACCCTAACAACAGGCTTGCTGCTCGAATTGGGTCCAACGATGATTCTCTCCCGGCTTCTATTAGAAAGTTTCATCTTCAAAACAACTTTGGTGGCACTGAGGAAACCGATATTGTTGGCTTAAAGAATTACTTGGATGCTCAGTATTTTGGTGAAATAGCCATTGGAACATCTCCTCAGAAGTTCACTGTCATTTTCGACACAGGCAGCTCTAATTTGTGGGTGCCATCATCCAGATGCACCTTTTCG CTTGCATGCTACTTCCATGCTAAGTACAGGTCTAGCAGATCAAGTACTTACAGGAGAAATG GAACTGCTGCTGCTATTCAATATGGTACTGGAGCAATTTCTGGTTTCTTTAGCTATGACAATGTTAGAGTCGGTGACATAGTTGTAAAGAACCAG GAATTTATCGAAGCAACTAGGGAGCCAGGTCTTGTATTTTTGGCAGCCAAGTTTGATGGTATACTGGGACTTGGATTTCAAGAGATATCTGTTGGAAAGGCTGTTCCAGTGTG GTACAACATGGTTGAACAAGGTCTTATTAAGGAACCAGTATTTTCATTTTGGTTAAACCGCAAACCAGAGGAAGAGGAAGGGGGTGAGATTGTTTTTGGAGGTGTTGACCCTGCTCACTATAAGGGAGAGCATACTTATGTGCCTGTGACCAGAAAAGGATATTGGCAg tttGATATGGGAGATGTACTAATTGGTGGTAAACCCACTG GATATTGTGCTGGTGGTTGTTCAGCCATTGCAGACTCAGGGACTTCGCTATTGGCTGGTCCAACG GCTGTAATAACTATGATAAACCATGCAATTGGAGCAGCTGGAGTTATGAGCCAAGAATGCAAGACCGTTGTTGCAGATTATGGACAAACGATATTGAATTTGCTTTTGGCTGAA GCACAGCCGAAGAAGATCTGTTCTCAAATTGGATTGTGCACCTTTGATGGGACTCGTGGTGTTGA TATGGGCATAGAGAGCGTTGTGGATGAGAATGCAAGAAAATCATCTGGTGGTCTTCATGATGCTGCTTGTTCTGCGTGTGAGATGGCGGTTGTTTGGATGCAGAACCAGCTCAGCCGAAATCAGACACAGGATCAGATACTAAACTACGTCAATCAG CTTTGCGATAAAATGCCAAGCCCGATGGGAGAATCTTCTGTTGGCTGCGGGGATATCTCTTCATTACCTGTAGTGTCCTTTACTATTGGTGGAAGAACTTTTGACCTTCGCCCAGAGGAG TACATACTCAAAGTGGGTGAAGGCCCTGTGGCTCAGTGCATTAGTGGCTTTACTGCTATAGATATTCCACCTCCTCGTGGCCCTCTCTG GATACTTGGGGACGTCTTCATGGGGCCTTATCATACAGTATTTGATTTTGGTAATCAAAGAGTGGGATTTGCTGATGCAGCGTAA